Proteins encoded together in one bacterium window:
- a CDS encoding peptidoglycan recognition family protein gives MARDKIELVPIASWQSESCPECSGLTWYPNRIDRGRMLLKVEQTDDMPRTGLLIWIIAALIIGVLILWTVVRLTPKRHPNSQLPPAVLQNPIGIVFHHSGTGAYMGRDRVDAQFIDRMHAKNGWQVVFEGKVYHIGYHYVIMPNGEIQAGRPEHCLGAHARGYNEHYLGICFIGNFQSNKPYFRKHGPTKPTKAQMLAAIKLTTSLMQRYHIPIDHVIKHNDLNQTFCPGKRFPFHYLISRLNTLMGPKIAHSPVLQPLTDRHL, from the coding sequence TAAAATAGAATTAGTTCCTATCGCAAGCTGGCAGTCGGAAAGTTGTCCGGAGTGCTCGGGACTCACTTGGTATCCAAATCGAATTGACAGGGGGCGAATGCTCTTGAAGGTCGAACAGACTGATGACATGCCCCGGACTGGACTGTTGATCTGGATCATTGCAGCGCTAATCATCGGAGTACTAATTCTGTGGACCGTAGTTCGATTAACACCAAAAAGACATCCTAACTCGCAATTACCACCTGCGGTACTTCAGAACCCGATTGGGATTGTCTTTCATCATAGCGGCACAGGCGCGTACATGGGACGTGACCGAGTAGATGCGCAGTTTATTGATCGGATGCATGCCAAAAACGGGTGGCAAGTCGTATTCGAAGGCAAGGTATATCACATCGGTTACCACTACGTTATTATGCCTAATGGTGAGATTCAGGCCGGTCGGCCGGAACATTGTTTAGGAGCGCATGCTCGCGGCTATAACGAGCATTATCTCGGCATCTGCTTTATCGGCAATTTCCAAAGTAATAAACCCTATTTCCGAAAGCATGGTCCAACTAAGCCGACCAAAGCGCAGATGCTGGCTGCAATCAAGCTCACCACAAGCCTTATGCAGCGTTATCATATCCCTATCGATCATGTCATCAAGCATAATGACTTGAATCAAACATTCTGCCCGGGGAAACGCTTTCCCTTTCACTACTTGATTTCGCGGCTTAATACGCTGATGGGCCCTAAAATTGCGCATAGTCCAGTATTACAACCGCTGACCGATCGGCATCTATGA